Proteins from a genomic interval of Acetobacterium woodii DSM 1030:
- a CDS encoding choloylglycine hydrolase family protein: MCTSLTLSTSNQLNILARTMDFATILDPDLVFVPRKYPLASQVDEIKRPANYAIMGMGQKTAPAILTDGLNEVGLACATLYFPDYAHYSDQIDATKTNLAPLEVVAWLLSNFATLDEVKAAVMQLNLISDPAEIFTPLHWIVTDKTGHVIVVEPMKNGIVIHDNPLGVMANSPDLNWHLTNIRNYIGVNPNKLGPIKLNGVTFSPFGNGARTFGLPGDYTPPSRFLRAVFGKEAINVLENEDEGIKAAFHILSSVEIPKGSVFTDEGVDYTQYTAAMVCNTGTYYFKTYDNNQIIKACIFDKDLDSEQPKAWKIPQIQQYGTLNE, encoded by the coding sequence ATGTGTACGAGTCTGACCTTAAGCACAAGTAATCAACTGAATATACTGGCCCGAACAATGGATTTTGCGACAATTCTTGATCCGGATCTGGTTTTTGTTCCCCGAAAATATCCCCTGGCTTCCCAGGTGGATGAAATCAAACGACCAGCAAACTATGCCATTATGGGGATGGGTCAAAAAACAGCACCCGCGATCCTGACCGATGGTCTGAATGAAGTCGGCCTGGCCTGTGCAACCTTATACTTTCCCGATTATGCCCATTACAGTGATCAAATCGATGCTACCAAAACCAATCTTGCTCCGCTGGAAGTGGTGGCCTGGCTCTTATCAAATTTCGCAACGCTGGATGAGGTCAAAGCAGCCGTGATGCAGTTGAATCTCATCAGTGATCCGGCCGAAATTTTTACCCCACTACACTGGATTGTAACCGATAAAACCGGCCACGTGATTGTGGTTGAACCGATGAAAAATGGAATCGTTATTCATGATAACCCACTTGGTGTTATGGCCAACAGTCCTGATCTCAACTGGCATCTTACCAATATCCGCAATTACATTGGTGTAAACCCCAATAAACTGGGACCAATCAAATTAAACGGAGTCACCTTTTCCCCCTTTGGAAATGGCGCGCGAACCTTTGGTTTACCCGGTGATTACACCCCGCCTTCGCGTTTTTTACGTGCTGTTTTTGGTAAAGAAGCCATCAATGTCCTGGAAAATGAGGATGAAGGGATTAAAGCTGCTTTTCATATTTTATCATCGGTAGAAATTCCCAAAGGTAGCGTCTTCACCGATGAAGGCGTCGATTATACCCAATATACTGCCGCTATGGTATGCAACACGGGAACCTATTATTTTAAGACCTATGACAATAATCAAATTATCAAGGCTTGTATTTTTGATAAAGATTTGGATAGCGAGCAACCAAAAGCCTGGAAAATCCCCCAAATCCAACAATATGGAACGCTAAACGAATAG
- a CDS encoding aldehyde dehydrogenase produces the protein MEYNEILIRQRNNFNSGKTKDYQYRLKALKSLRASLVYYEKEINEALKNDLNKSPFETYITEYGISLQQITHAIQDLKKWMKPKRRTTGIDAFPGRSYSLSEPYGIVLIMSPWNYPIQLTMAPLVGAIAAGNCCIIKPSQYASATADVIARIIKRAFPEEYVTTILGGRKENQQLLEQRFDYIFFTGSVNVGKLVMEKAAKYLTPITLELGGKSPCIVTADANIKEAAKNIAFGKLLNSGQTCVGPDYVLIDERVKEPFCEAITDCFKKMIGDALTNKNYPRMINQKHFDRVVKLMSGVTVYSGGGINSESLQIEPTVLVDVKADSPVMGEEIFGPLLPIIPYKTLGEAETFVREREKPLALYLFTTSKKTEKRVLNRLSFGGGCVNDTIMHIMCKGLGFGGVGNSGMGMYHGKHSFETFSHTKGIYKKAKFFELPLRYHPYNKVAGVVARLIIK, from the coding sequence ATGGAGTACAATGAAATTCTAATCAGACAAAGAAACAATTTTAATTCAGGTAAAACAAAAGATTACCAGTACCGACTTAAGGCATTAAAATCCTTGAGAGCATCGCTAGTCTATTATGAAAAGGAAATTAACGAGGCCCTTAAAAATGATTTGAATAAGTCACCTTTTGAGACCTATATAACAGAGTATGGAATCTCCCTTCAGCAGATTACACACGCCATTCAGGATTTGAAAAAATGGATGAAACCGAAACGCCGAACCACCGGAATTGACGCGTTTCCCGGCCGTTCGTATAGTTTATCGGAACCTTATGGGATTGTCCTGATTATGTCGCCCTGGAATTATCCAATCCAACTCACGATGGCGCCCTTGGTCGGGGCAATTGCGGCCGGTAATTGTTGTATTATCAAACCGTCGCAATATGCGTCGGCGACGGCCGATGTAATTGCCAGGATTATAAAACGGGCGTTTCCGGAAGAATATGTGACCACCATTCTGGGTGGCCGGAAAGAAAATCAACAACTTCTCGAACAGCGTTTTGATTATATTTTCTTTACCGGAAGCGTGAACGTCGGTAAATTGGTGATGGAGAAAGCCGCAAAATATCTAACACCAATTACCTTAGAGCTTGGCGGTAAAAGCCCGTGTATTGTAACGGCTGATGCCAATATAAAAGAAGCGGCGAAAAACATCGCGTTTGGGAAACTGCTCAACAGCGGGCAGACCTGTGTCGGACCGGATTATGTTCTTATTGATGAACGGGTAAAAGAACCGTTCTGCGAGGCCATTACAGATTGCTTTAAAAAAATGATTGGGGACGCACTTACAAATAAAAACTACCCGCGAATGATCAATCAGAAACATTTTGATCGCGTCGTGAAGCTGATGAGTGGCGTAACTGTTTATAGCGGTGGCGGTATTAATAGCGAATCGCTGCAGATCGAACCGACGGTTCTGGTTGATGTAAAAGCCGATTCGCCAGTCATGGGCGAGGAAATATTTGGGCCGTTGCTTCCGATCATTCCGTATAAAACCCTTGGCGAAGCGGAAACATTTGTCCGTGAACGGGAAAAACCGCTTGCCCTTTATCTGTTTACGACGAGCAAAAAAACCGAAAAAAGAGTGCTCAATCGGCTTTCCTTTGGCGGTGGTTGTGTCAATGATACAATCATGCACATTATGTGCAAGGGGCTTGGTTTTGGCGGTGTCGGCAATAGTGGGATGGGCATGTACCATGGTAAGCATAGCTTTGAGACTTTTAGCCACACCAAGGGTATCTACAAAAAAGCTAAGTTTTTTGAATTGCCTTTGCGCTATCATCCTTACAATAAAGTCGCCGGTGTTGTGGCCAGACTAATAATAAAATAA
- a CDS encoding GH3 domain-containing protein, with protein MLWQEYCGFLDLDIDTYMTIQNRLMLEQISLWSHCDLGEQILNGKRPETIDEFRKVMPLSTYGDYADILLQKKGEMLPDQPVIWLQTTWECGKQPIKVAPYTKSMLDTYRNNMIACLMLSTSHEKGKFNVRATDKILYGLAPLPYATGLFPLLLNEEIGIEFLPPVKEAEKMSFSERNKKGFKLGLRKNIDYFFGLGSVVYFVSLSLSSMGKTASPSNASNDAEGSILRYSLPMLGKLILAKYHCKKENRALKPKDLFKLKGFMVAGTDNHCYKDDLEDLWGIRPMEIFAGTEPSCIGTETWTRNGMYFFPDACFYEFIPEDEMNRSLDDASYQPKTYLMNEVLPGELYELVISVLKGGAFMRYRVGDVYRCLGLENSEDKTRIPRFKYIDRIPTIIDIAGFTRISEHSIKTAIDLSGLDIKSWIAVKEYNRQNRPLLHMYLEINAASLASRGLSKEVLKEHLTVYFKYVDHDYKNLKHILGMEPLEITILKSGTFDEYEKQTGHKIKHINPSIYHIKELLSIEKQNFSVNNRRGV; from the coding sequence ATGTTATGGCAAGAATATTGCGGTTTTTTAGATTTAGATATTGATACCTACATGACCATACAAAATCGTCTCATGCTGGAACAAATTTCATTGTGGAGTCATTGTGACCTTGGCGAACAAATTCTCAATGGAAAAAGGCCGGAGACCATTGACGAGTTTAGAAAAGTGATGCCATTATCCACCTATGGCGACTACGCTGATATTTTATTACAAAAAAAAGGCGAAATGCTACCGGATCAACCCGTTATCTGGCTCCAAACCACCTGGGAATGTGGCAAGCAGCCGATCAAGGTAGCACCTTATACCAAAAGCATGCTCGATACCTATCGCAATAATATGATTGCCTGTTTAATGCTTTCCACCAGTCATGAAAAAGGAAAATTCAATGTGCGGGCCACCGACAAAATTCTTTACGGATTGGCCCCTCTTCCCTATGCAACAGGATTATTCCCGCTGTTATTAAACGAAGAAATCGGCATCGAATTCTTACCACCGGTTAAAGAAGCTGAAAAGATGTCCTTTAGTGAACGAAACAAAAAAGGATTCAAGCTTGGACTCCGAAAAAATATCGACTATTTTTTTGGTTTAGGCAGTGTCGTCTATTTTGTAAGTCTCAGCTTGTCTTCCATGGGTAAAACGGCCTCCCCATCGAATGCGTCAAATGATGCTGAGGGTAGTATCTTGCGTTATTCCTTGCCGATGTTGGGCAAATTAATTTTGGCAAAATATCATTGCAAAAAAGAAAACCGCGCTTTAAAACCAAAGGATTTATTCAAACTTAAAGGTTTCATGGTTGCCGGTACCGACAACCATTGTTACAAAGATGATCTGGAAGATCTCTGGGGTATACGCCCTATGGAAATTTTTGCCGGTACCGAACCTTCCTGTATCGGAACGGAAACCTGGACGCGAAATGGGATGTACTTCTTTCCCGACGCTTGTTTTTACGAATTTATTCCTGAGGATGAAATGAATCGAAGTCTTGATGATGCCAGTTATCAGCCCAAAACCTATCTGATGAACGAAGTGCTTCCGGGAGAATTGTACGAATTGGTGATTTCAGTCCTTAAGGGTGGGGCTTTTATGCGCTATCGGGTTGGTGATGTTTATCGCTGCCTTGGGCTCGAAAATAGTGAAGATAAAACCAGGATTCCCCGCTTTAAATACATCGATCGAATTCCTACTATCATCGATATTGCCGGTTTTACGCGTATTTCGGAACATTCAATTAAAACAGCCATTGATTTATCTGGTCTTGACATCAAGTCATGGATTGCGGTGAAAGAATATAATCGCCAAAATCGCCCCTTGTTGCATATGTATCTCGAAATCAATGCTGCTTCCCTAGCCAGCCGCGGACTTAGCAAGGAAGTACTCAAAGAGCATTTGACGGTTTATTTTAAATATGTTGATCATGACTATAAAAACCTGAAGCATATTTTAGGAATGGAACCTTTAGAAATTACCATTTTAAAAAGTGGTACTTTTGACGAATATGAAAAACAGACCGGCCACAAAATCAAGCATATTAATCCATCGATTTATCATATTAAAGAACTGTTATCGATCGAAAAGCAAAATTTCTCTGTCAACAATCGGCGAGGTGTATAA
- a CDS encoding HD domain-containing phosphohydrolase, which translates to MFYLIIIGLVNIINVFSGIFLAAPQAVSSPDGDVIFVYSISWPVSILFVVCGSITLHMLYLLFRYSKTNELAKKQFMPIVLGILIVFVGHLALLIPLFKGFPTDILSGVCFAFFLFYALYQRRLFKLTLLFSRGSCYAIAAGLSLLLFSNFIGLLQSFINMNLSIFKEHSVLIISVFFTIATFLIYQGMKQFIDRVFTKEEIYQNENLKEFSLSVSKSLNVNEILEQLVDVIHKTIAVKKIYICIGNEKNDAYIMAHSTSALDKKSFFIRKDSPIVAWLSENEEILLMKDFKRSVSYKSMWEDEKKQLADLKIECFVSLKDAGDLVGIVLLSDKDKHRNFTLDDLSFLGSVESIGSIAVRNSKLYEKACLEARTDELTGLLNRKYFYETIQNEYEKSKGQSLALIILNIDDFKLYNQLYGNKEGDLALQKISRIIQAIVGSNGYVARYSGKEFAIILPLYDLLGAKNLAENIRLQISEMHKRVVEYSFKTLTLSGGICSIPYAASSVKELIDNADRAIYYVKRNGKNAIMTYSERDHNFVSGNVTKDTLRQKESVYSDYETTIYALTAAIDTKDHYTFDHSNNVAYYAVELAYACGMNQETAESIREAALLHDIGKIGIPEHILNKPGKLTAEEYEIIKGHVENSINIIRHLPSLDYVIPAVIGHHERYDGLGYPRRISKEDIPISARILCIADSFDAMISERSYKKPYSVNRTLEIISEECGLQFDPELAHIFIEAVNNGSIKVNPTIKCI; encoded by the coding sequence ATGTTTTATTTAATAATAATCGGTCTTGTGAACATCATCAATGTATTTAGCGGAATTTTTCTTGCCGCCCCCCAAGCGGTAAGCTCACCAGATGGCGATGTTATCTTTGTTTATAGTATCTCCTGGCCGGTAAGCATCTTATTTGTTGTTTGCGGGTCCATCACTTTACATATGCTTTATTTATTATTTAGATACAGTAAAACCAATGAATTGGCTAAAAAACAGTTCATGCCCATCGTTTTAGGCATTCTGATTGTATTTGTCGGTCATCTTGCGCTGTTGATTCCATTGTTTAAAGGATTTCCAACGGATATTCTATCTGGCGTTTGTTTTGCTTTTTTCTTATTTTATGCCTTATATCAGCGTCGTTTATTTAAATTAACGCTCCTTTTTTCCAGAGGTAGCTGTTATGCCATTGCCGCGGGGTTATCCTTATTGCTCTTTTCAAATTTTATTGGTTTACTTCAATCCTTTATCAATATGAATCTATCGATCTTTAAAGAACACAGTGTGTTAATCATTTCTGTCTTTTTTACCATTGCGACTTTTCTTATCTATCAAGGGATGAAACAGTTCATTGATCGAGTTTTCACGAAAGAGGAAATCTATCAGAACGAAAATTTAAAAGAGTTTAGTTTATCCGTCTCGAAAAGTTTAAATGTTAACGAAATTCTGGAACAATTAGTGGATGTTATTCATAAAACAATCGCCGTAAAAAAAATATATATTTGTATTGGAAATGAAAAAAACGATGCCTATATCATGGCCCACAGCACCAGTGCCCTGGATAAAAAATCATTTTTCATACGAAAAGACAGCCCAATTGTGGCGTGGTTATCCGAAAACGAAGAAATCCTGTTAATGAAAGATTTCAAACGGTCCGTTTCCTATAAATCCATGTGGGAAGACGAAAAAAAACAATTAGCCGATTTAAAAATTGAGTGTTTTGTCTCCCTAAAAGATGCCGGCGATCTGGTGGGCATTGTCCTGCTTTCCGACAAAGATAAACATCGCAATTTTACCTTAGATGATCTTAGTTTTCTTGGTTCTGTGGAGTCAATTGGGTCCATCGCAGTTCGTAATTCAAAACTTTACGAAAAAGCATGTCTGGAAGCACGTACGGATGAACTAACCGGTCTGCTAAATCGCAAGTATTTTTATGAAACTATTCAGAATGAATATGAAAAAAGCAAAGGCCAGTCTTTAGCATTAATCATCCTGAATATTGATGATTTTAAACTATATAATCAGCTATACGGTAATAAAGAAGGCGATCTTGCGCTTCAGAAGATTTCCCGGATTATTCAGGCCATTGTCGGCAGCAACGGTTATGTGGCCAGATATAGCGGGAAAGAGTTTGCCATTATTCTGCCCTTGTATGATTTATTGGGGGCAAAAAATCTGGCCGAAAACATCCGGTTGCAAATATCAGAGATGCATAAACGGGTCGTCGAATATAGCTTTAAAACACTGACATTAAGTGGTGGTATTTGCTCTATACCCTATGCCGCCAGCAGTGTTAAAGAATTAATCGACAATGCCGACAGAGCCATTTACTATGTGAAAAGAAATGGTAAAAATGCCATTATGACTTATTCTGAACGCGATCATAATTTTGTTTCCGGGAACGTAACCAAGGATACCCTCCGGCAAAAAGAAAGTGTTTACTCAGATTATGAAACAACCATTTATGCACTGACTGCGGCGATTGATACCAAAGACCACTATACCTTTGATCATTCCAATAATGTGGCGTATTACGCTGTTGAGCTTGCTTATGCTTGCGGAATGAATCAAGAAACAGCCGAAAGTATCCGGGAAGCAGCATTGCTCCATGATATTGGTAAAATTGGGATCCCCGAACATATCCTCAATAAGCCGGGCAAATTGACGGCCGAAGAATATGAAATTATTAAAGGACATGTAGAAAATTCCATTAATATTATCCGCCATCTTCCATCTCTCGATTATGTCATCCCGGCAGTGATCGGGCATCATGAACGTTATGATGGTTTAGGCTATCCAAGAAGAATTTCTAAAGAAGACATCCCTATTTCAGCACGAATTTTATGTATTGCTGACTCATTTGACGCCATGATCTCCGAGCGTTCTTATAAAAAACCATACTCTGTCAATCGTACATTGGAGATTATTTCAGAAGAATGCGGCTTACAATTTGATCCTGAACTAGCTCATATTTTTATTGAAGCCGTAAACAATGGATCGATCAAGGTCAACCCTACGATTAAATGTATCTGA
- a CDS encoding DUF2089 domain-containing protein, producing the protein MKYKAPGKCPVCDEKLSITKLNCPKCATTIEGNFQPCEFCRLPDDDLEFVKIFIKCRGNIKDVEKELGISYPTVRGKLDTVIRGLGYDVPSKELLKENEDKTTARNEILDQLSNGEITSKEATERLKKL; encoded by the coding sequence ATGAAATACAAAGCTCCGGGTAAGTGCCCCGTCTGTGATGAAAAACTTTCTATAACCAAGCTCAACTGTCCCAAATGCGCAACCACTATTGAAGGTAACTTCCAGCCCTGCGAATTTTGTCGTCTACCGGATGACGATCTTGAATTTGTCAAAATCTTCATCAAATGTCGCGGGAATATCAAAGATGTTGAAAAAGAACTCGGCATCTCGTATCCTACGGTTCGCGGCAAGCTGGATACGGTCATAAGAGGTCTGGGTTATGACGTGCCATCAAAAGAACTGCTTAAAGAAAATGAAGACAAAACAACGGCCCGTAATGAAATCCTCGACCAATTGTCAAACGGTGAAATCACCTCAAAAGAAGCAACGGAACGCCTAAAAAAATTATAA
- a CDS encoding SHOCT-like domain-containing protein, translating to MSEQQRILEMIEKGQLTAAEAMELLEALNTTKEVATIQEVILSPKHNYKFFRIKVTSDNNSVNVNVNIPIGLLTTIGEIADKMTTMIPPDAKKDMEAKGIDISTIDFAKIIEEVINGTLDEPNIIEVEAWDESSQSMIKVRVYVD from the coding sequence ATGAGCGAACAACAAAGAATTTTAGAAATGATCGAAAAAGGACAACTTACCGCTGCCGAAGCAATGGAGCTTCTGGAAGCTCTGAATACGACAAAGGAAGTGGCAACAATTCAGGAAGTTATCCTATCCCCAAAACATAATTATAAGTTTTTCCGGATTAAGGTTACTTCCGATAACAATTCAGTTAATGTCAATGTTAATATTCCGATCGGTCTTTTGACCACCATCGGTGAAATCGCCGATAAGATGACCACGATGATTCCGCCCGATGCCAAAAAAGATATGGAAGCAAAAGGGATTGATATTTCAACCATCGATTTTGCCAAAATAATTGAAGAAGTAATCAATGGTACGCTGGACGAACCGAATATCATTGAAGTCGAAGCCTGGGATGAAAGCAGTCAATCGATGATCAAGGTACGGGTATATGTCGATTAA
- a CDS encoding phage holin family protein: protein MTKLLVKYLSIILTIYLLSLIFNTIQIGSISALLIMGLVLLAVNLILKPIFLLIALPLNLLTLGLFSFIINAWTIMIADHFVTNLSIGGFFNALLAAVIIVFSTIC, encoded by the coding sequence ATGACCAAACTACTTGTAAAATATCTATCAATCATTTTAACGATCTATTTACTGTCGCTGATCTTTAACACCATTCAAATTGGTAGCATCTCAGCACTTTTAATTATGGGGCTGGTTCTGCTCGCCGTTAATCTGATCTTAAAACCAATTTTTTTACTCATTGCCTTACCCCTCAATCTGCTGACTCTGGGGTTATTCAGTTTCATTATAAATGCCTGGACAATCATGATTGCCGACCATTTTGTCACAAATTTAAGTATCGGTGGCTTTTTTAATGCGCTACTTGCCGCTGTTATCATTGTTTTTTCAACAATCTGTTAA
- a CDS encoding M23 family metallopeptidase, translating to MIKLCEPIIVAFPLRGEWLAPNTPGTKIPSHGTNQLGTRYAYDFIQVDWERKGWPSYRVGLLHYLFLGVPLNEYYCWGQAVYAPCDGVVVYAEDGFKERRRTNLLLDLMNAYKNAHFFDPRKDDVQTVAGNYIIIKYNDQIYAALVHLQTGSIQVAVGQKVKKGELIGKVGHSGNSFSPHLHFQLMDSSDIATARGLPCAFEQYEIFQDEEWKKVVKGIPTNKDRIRLRD from the coding sequence ATGATTAAATTGTGCGAACCGATAATTGTAGCGTTTCCATTGCGGGGAGAATGGCTTGCGCCCAATACACCAGGGACAAAGATTCCGAGTCACGGCACTAACCAATTAGGCACCAGATATGCTTATGATTTTATCCAAGTGGATTGGGAACGAAAGGGTTGGCCCAGCTATCGCGTCGGATTGCTGCATTATCTTTTTTTAGGGGTTCCCTTAAATGAATATTACTGTTGGGGGCAGGCAGTATATGCACCTTGTGACGGGGTCGTTGTCTACGCCGAGGATGGTTTTAAAGAACGAAGACGAACGAATTTGCTGTTAGATCTGATGAACGCGTATAAAAATGCCCATTTTTTTGATCCGAGAAAAGATGATGTCCAAACAGTTGCGGGTAACTACATCATTATAAAATATAACGACCAGATATATGCGGCGCTAGTCCATCTTCAAACAGGGTCGATTCAGGTTGCTGTTGGTCAGAAGGTGAAAAAAGGCGAATTGATTGGGAAGGTTGGCCATTCGGGTAACTCTTTTTCGCCACATTTGCATTTTCAGCTAATGGACAGTAGTGACATCGCGACAGCCAGGGGATTACCGTGCGCATTTGAGCAATATGAAATTTTTCAAGATGAAGAATGGAAAAAGGTGGTTAAAGGGATTCCCACGAATAAAGATCGAATCCGATTGAGGGACTAA
- a CDS encoding uroporphyrinogen decarboxylase family protein, which yields MNQRENVMAVYRGEQPDYYGDLMAAVDFILDPLFVQDALIPQDGKEYRDSWGTVKVFLPGSPGPHPHLTSENVVVKDIEKWEQQMVVPDIENLDWTQARETAAQIDRNEKLACFFYPGGLFERSHFLQGVEVGLMNYLEYPDETAAMLRVIADHKMAYIRKVAEETHPDIIFYHDDWGTKQNLFLPPQVWRDIIKPLQKEIADTIHECGMIYMHHADCILEPIVEDLVEIGVDIWQGVIAQNDIVKIQALTKGKLAMIGGIDGPKIDMENITEEEIRKEVRRAIDTYCPAGRFYPSIPNGVCFREWNNEIFMDELSKYGREYAQKHPIA from the coding sequence ATGAATCAAAGAGAAAATGTTATGGCAGTATATCGCGGCGAACAACCGGATTACTATGGAGATTTGATGGCAGCGGTAGACTTTATTCTGGATCCCTTATTTGTCCAGGATGCGTTGATTCCTCAGGATGGGAAAGAATATCGGGATTCATGGGGAACGGTAAAGGTTTTCTTGCCGGGGTCACCGGGGCCACATCCACACCTTACCTCGGAAAACGTGGTAGTCAAAGACATTGAAAAATGGGAGCAACAAATGGTGGTTCCAGACATAGAGAATTTGGATTGGACGCAGGCCCGGGAAACGGCAGCTCAAATCGATCGCAATGAAAAACTGGCCTGTTTCTTCTATCCCGGTGGTCTTTTTGAACGTAGCCATTTTCTTCAGGGCGTGGAAGTTGGCCTGATGAATTATTTAGAATATCCAGACGAAACGGCAGCCATGTTGCGGGTAATTGCTGATCACAAAATGGCATACATTCGAAAAGTAGCCGAAGAAACCCATCCGGATATTATTTTTTACCATGACGATTGGGGAACCAAACAAAATCTGTTTTTACCACCGCAGGTATGGCGCGATATCATTAAACCACTGCAAAAAGAAATCGCTGATACGATTCATGAGTGCGGGATGATCTATATGCATCATGCGGACTGCATCTTAGAACCGATTGTTGAGGATCTTGTTGAGATCGGCGTCGATATCTGGCAGGGTGTTATTGCTCAGAATGATATTGTTAAAATTCAAGCGCTTACAAAAGGGAAACTGGCTATGATCGGCGGCATTGACGGACCAAAAATCGATATGGAAAATATTACCGAAGAAGAAATCCGCAAAGAGGTACGTCGCGCCATAGACACGTATTGTCCGGCTGGACGTTTCTATCCATCGATTCCTAATGGGGTCTGCTTCCGTGAATGGAACAATGAGATCTTTATGGACGAATTGTCGAAATACGGCCGGGAATATGCCCAAAAACACCCAATCGCTTAG